A single region of the Bdellovibrio sp. GT3 genome encodes:
- the icmF gene encoding fused isobutyryl-CoA mutase/GTPase IcmF: protein MAYTPKHPVRIVTAAALFDGHDASINIMRRILQDMGAEVIHLGHNRSVSDVVKAVLQEGAQGVCISSYQGGHMEYFKYMRDLLNEAGAGYVQIYGGGGGVIVYDEKKELEAYGISQIFHPDDGRRLGLEGMIEMIVKGCDFDLLEKQKEFKTKKVTTPTKSEGKSAFTGDPVPSVELGVALTAIENGNKDVSLASYGLESFKAKQAPLVLGITGTGGAGKSSLIDELVQRYLNAYPDKKIAVVCVDPSKRKTGGSLLGDRIRMNSLSRTKVFMRSVASRGSGREIASSLPEILKFVRQLDFDFIIAETSGIGQGNMAITEVSDMSMYVMTSDFGAQSQLEKIDMIDFADLIAVNKADRRGALDALRDVSKQYKRSRKIFDNAVEVPVYLTQASQFNDGGVNKLFFRIADVLEEKQKGRWVVDPAFRANILSAEEHGIISADRQSYLAEIVSTIHKYKKRTEDLAEEASKLGSLQKLAPMLGTPAETVSKVQSQLEAEFTAEELESLKNFDQLIERYSGDELVFQVRDKEIRQRLTRESLSGTKIRKVVVPKMKDWGDRFRYLKLENVPGEFPFTGGVFPLKRADEDPKRMFAGEGTPERTNRRFHYLTKGETAHRLSTAFDSVTLYGQDPDQRPDIFGKVGESGVSICTLNDMKKLFAGFDLINPNTSVSMTINGPAPMILAFYFNTAIDQQVEKKEKELGRKVTPEEYNDLAIWTLQQVRGTVQADILKEDQGQNTCIFSINFALKMMGDIAEYFVKQKIRNFYSVSISGYHIAEAGANPISQLAFTLSNGFTFVEYYLSRGLKVDDFAPNLSFFFSNGLDPEYSVLGRVARRIWAVAMRDLYKANDRSQKLKYHIQTSGRSLHAQEIDFNDIRTTLQALLAIYDNCNSLHTNAYDEAITTPTEESVRRAMAIQMIINREFGMTMNENPMQGSYFMDELTDLVEEAVLAEFKKISERGGVLGAMETQYQRSKIQEESLYYERLKHDGTLPIIGVNTFIDPKTMAADYVPPKIELARASYEEKNQQLDNVHAYQADHKAQGDAALSKLKETVLNGGNIFGALMNAARFCSLYQMTTALYEVGGQYRRNL, encoded by the coding sequence ATGGCGTACACTCCAAAGCATCCAGTTAGAATTGTCACGGCCGCGGCATTGTTCGACGGCCACGACGCCAGCATCAACATCATGAGACGTATCCTTCAGGATATGGGCGCGGAAGTGATCCATTTGGGTCACAACCGTTCAGTCAGCGATGTGGTTAAAGCCGTTCTTCAAGAAGGCGCGCAAGGCGTGTGCATTAGCTCTTATCAGGGCGGTCACATGGAATACTTCAAATACATGCGTGATCTTTTGAATGAAGCAGGCGCGGGCTACGTACAAATCTACGGCGGTGGCGGCGGAGTTATCGTTTACGACGAAAAGAAAGAACTTGAAGCCTACGGCATTTCACAAATCTTTCATCCAGACGACGGTCGTCGTTTAGGTTTGGAAGGCATGATCGAAATGATCGTAAAAGGTTGCGACTTCGATCTTTTGGAAAAACAAAAAGAATTTAAAACTAAGAAAGTCACTACTCCGACGAAGTCGGAGGGTAAATCAGCCTTCACGGGTGATCCGGTTCCTTCTGTAGAGCTGGGTGTGGCGTTGACCGCGATTGAAAACGGCAACAAAGATGTTTCCTTGGCTTCTTACGGTCTTGAATCTTTCAAGGCCAAACAAGCTCCCTTGGTTTTGGGTATCACAGGTACTGGTGGTGCTGGTAAGTCATCTTTGATTGACGAATTGGTTCAGCGTTACCTGAACGCTTACCCGGATAAAAAAATCGCAGTTGTCTGCGTGGACCCATCAAAACGTAAAACGGGTGGTTCATTGCTGGGCGACCGTATCCGTATGAATTCTTTGTCTCGTACTAAAGTGTTCATGCGTTCTGTGGCGTCCCGTGGTTCAGGCCGTGAGATCGCTTCCAGTTTGCCAGAAATTTTGAAATTCGTTCGCCAGCTAGATTTTGATTTCATCATCGCTGAAACCTCCGGTATCGGTCAGGGCAACATGGCGATCACTGAAGTTTCCGACATGTCTATGTACGTGATGACTTCAGATTTCGGTGCTCAATCTCAGCTGGAAAAAATCGACATGATCGACTTCGCGGATTTGATTGCCGTGAATAAAGCCGATCGTCGTGGTGCTTTGGATGCTCTTCGTGACGTATCTAAGCAGTACAAACGTTCTCGCAAGATCTTCGACAATGCAGTTGAGGTTCCGGTTTATTTAACTCAAGCTTCTCAGTTCAATGATGGCGGCGTTAATAAATTGTTCTTTAGAATTGCCGACGTTCTGGAGGAAAAACAAAAAGGCCGTTGGGTAGTTGATCCTGCCTTCCGCGCAAACATTTTGTCTGCGGAAGAACACGGGATCATCTCGGCAGATCGCCAAAGCTATTTGGCAGAGATCGTATCTACTATTCATAAGTATAAAAAACGCACGGAAGACCTTGCTGAAGAGGCCTCCAAACTTGGCAGCTTGCAAAAGCTTGCTCCGATGTTGGGAACTCCTGCGGAAACCGTTTCTAAAGTTCAATCTCAACTGGAAGCTGAATTCACAGCTGAAGAGTTGGAGTCCCTTAAAAACTTTGACCAGTTGATTGAGCGCTATTCTGGTGACGAATTGGTGTTCCAGGTTCGTGACAAGGAAATCCGTCAACGCCTGACTCGTGAATCATTAAGCGGTACAAAAATCCGTAAAGTCGTGGTTCCGAAAATGAAGGACTGGGGCGATAGATTCCGTTACTTAAAACTTGAAAACGTTCCTGGTGAATTCCCATTCACTGGCGGCGTATTCCCTCTTAAACGCGCCGATGAAGATCCTAAGCGTATGTTCGCAGGGGAAGGTACTCCTGAAAGAACGAACCGTCGTTTCCATTACCTGACCAAGGGTGAAACGGCTCATCGTCTTTCTACAGCTTTTGACTCTGTGACATTGTACGGACAGGATCCTGATCAGCGTCCGGATATCTTCGGTAAAGTCGGGGAGTCCGGTGTAAGCATCTGTACTTTGAATGATATGAAAAAGCTTTTCGCAGGCTTTGATCTTATCAATCCAAATACGTCTGTATCCATGACGATCAACGGTCCAGCGCCGATGATCCTGGCTTTCTATTTCAACACGGCGATTGATCAGCAGGTTGAAAAGAAAGAAAAAGAGCTAGGTCGTAAGGTCACTCCTGAAGAGTACAATGATCTTGCTATCTGGACGCTTCAACAGGTGCGTGGAACGGTTCAAGCAGATATTTTAAAGGAAGACCAAGGGCAAAACACTTGCATCTTCTCCATTAACTTTGCTTTGAAGATGATGGGCGATATTGCGGAATACTTTGTTAAGCAAAAAATCCGTAACTTCTATTCAGTTTCTATTTCCGGTTACCACATTGCAGAAGCGGGTGCGAATCCGATCTCTCAATTGGCATTCACTCTTTCAAATGGTTTCACGTTTGTAGAGTACTACCTGTCGCGAGGCCTTAAGGTCGATGACTTCGCTCCGAATTTGTCGTTCTTCTTCTCGAATGGTCTTGATCCTGAATACTCAGTGCTAGGCCGTGTGGCTCGTCGTATCTGGGCTGTGGCGATGCGTGACCTGTATAAGGCGAATGATCGTTCTCAGAAATTGAAATACCACATCCAAACTTCCGGTCGTTCATTGCATGCTCAAGAGATTGACTTCAATGACATCCGCACGACTTTGCAGGCATTGCTAGCGATCTATGATAACTGCAACAGCTTGCACACGAATGCCTATGATGAAGCGATCACGACTCCGACAGAGGAATCTGTACGTCGTGCGATGGCCATCCAAATGATCATCAACCGCGAGTTCGGCATGACCATGAATGAAAACCCTATGCAGGGTTCTTACTTTATGGACGAGTTGACGGATTTGGTTGAAGAAGCTGTTTTGGCTGAATTCAAGAAAATCAGCGAACGTGGTGGCGTATTGGGTGCAATGGAAACTCAATACCAACGCTCTAAAATCCAGGAAGAGTCTTTGTACTATGAGCGCCTAAAACATGATGGAACATTGCCAATCATCGGTGTGAATACGTTCATCGACCCAAAAACAATGGCGGCGGACTACGTTCCACCAAAAATCGAACTGGCGCGTGCTTCCTACGAAGAGAAAAACCAACAGCTCGACAATGTGCACGCCTACCAGGCTGATCACAAAGCTCAGGGCGATGCTGCTTTAAGCAAGCTAAAGGAAACCGTCCTCAACGGCGGGAACATCTTCGGTGCATTGATGAATGCGGCAAGATTCTGCAGCTTGTATCAAATGACCACGGCCCTTTATGAAGTAGGCGGCCAATACCGTCGCAATCTGTAA
- a CDS encoding GlsB/YeaQ/YmgE family stress response membrane protein, with protein MQILGTILIGFLVGLVARFFMPGNNKLGIIFTTILGIIGAVVGTYIGQLLGWYAAGQPAGFIASVFGAMIVLFLARIFAK; from the coding sequence ATGCAAATTCTAGGTACAATTCTGATTGGTTTCCTGGTGGGACTTGTGGCGCGCTTCTTCATGCCTGGCAATAACAAGCTTGGTATTATCTTTACAACAATCCTTGGAATCATCGGTGCCGTTGTCGGCACTTATATTGGACAACTGCTGGGATGGTATGCCGCAGGTCAACCTGCGGGATTTATCGCCTCAGTGTTTGGTGCGATGATCGTATTATTTCTAGCGAGGATCTTCGCCAAGTAA
- a CDS encoding NAD(P)/FAD-dependent oxidoreductase, protein MAKIFNNIEIPIDQDLEEKLQWMMPEHGPYRILRQSVDARRAHSPHFVYSVEVAEKGETLNIPEFNLEKIAIPKEKPLIVGTGPAGLFAALRFVERGVPCVLFERGSDSGNRMKGINQYWRHGKLDTRNNVCYGEGGAGLYSDGKLITRIKSPHIPYVMNRLVQFGAPAEIQWLSNPHVGSDRIRRVIPKLREFLKANGCEIHFDTQVTEILMEGKQTVGVRTEHGTEFKSPHVILATGHSAEDMINHLHDIGVHLDGKSFAMGLRIEHSQAEINKIQYRQFSEHPKLGAANYKLADHDDKTGIGVYSFCMCPGGYVLSAGTEADGIVCNGMSNYNRNSPFANAAIVVSIDHGKLFGNDIFGGMKLRRQLETQALKEVRASGGTKELPAQNLLDFLGGTSKKGPRNLRAGSSPSGAINIRLDEILPAHMTKRIQEGLNKFNRNMKGFVVEDAQLYGIESRTSCPVRVTRDNDSLESISHAGLYPAGEGAGYAGGITSAACDGIKIAEKIIEKLQ, encoded by the coding sequence ATGGCGAAGATATTCAACAATATCGAAATTCCTATTGATCAGGACCTGGAAGAAAAACTTCAGTGGATGATGCCAGAACATGGCCCCTACCGCATCCTGAGACAAAGCGTCGACGCCCGACGCGCTCACTCCCCGCATTTCGTTTATTCCGTTGAGGTCGCTGAAAAGGGCGAAACCCTTAACATTCCTGAATTCAATTTAGAAAAAATCGCGATCCCGAAAGAAAAGCCCCTGATTGTGGGCACGGGCCCGGCTGGGTTGTTTGCCGCTTTAAGATTTGTTGAGCGCGGAGTTCCCTGCGTTTTATTTGAACGTGGTTCTGATTCCGGCAACCGCATGAAGGGCATTAATCAATACTGGCGTCATGGCAAACTCGACACTCGCAATAACGTTTGTTACGGCGAAGGTGGAGCAGGTTTATATTCCGATGGTAAACTGATCACGCGTATTAAATCTCCGCACATTCCCTATGTGATGAACCGCCTGGTACAATTCGGTGCGCCTGCGGAAATCCAATGGTTGTCGAATCCACACGTGGGTTCTGATCGTATTCGTCGTGTGATCCCGAAACTGCGTGAGTTTTTAAAAGCCAACGGTTGCGAAATCCATTTTGATACTCAAGTGACTGAAATCCTGATGGAAGGAAAACAGACCGTCGGAGTTCGCACTGAACATGGGACTGAGTTTAAATCTCCGCATGTGATCCTGGCGACAGGCCACTCGGCTGAAGACATGATCAATCATCTTCACGATATCGGCGTGCACCTGGATGGAAAATCCTTTGCGATGGGCTTGCGTATTGAGCACTCCCAGGCGGAAATCAACAAAATCCAATACCGTCAGTTTTCAGAGCATCCAAAATTGGGTGCTGCGAACTATAAGCTCGCTGACCATGACGATAAAACCGGTATCGGCGTTTATTCATTCTGTATGTGCCCGGGCGGTTATGTATTGTCAGCGGGTACAGAGGCTGATGGCATTGTTTGTAATGGGATGAGTAACTACAACCGTAACTCCCCGTTTGCGAATGCAGCGATCGTGGTTTCCATCGATCACGGCAAACTTTTTGGCAATGACATCTTCGGCGGCATGAAACTTCGTCGTCAGCTTGAAACTCAGGCTTTAAAAGAGGTTCGCGCGTCTGGCGGAACTAAAGAATTACCAGCGCAAAATCTTTTGGATTTCTTGGGTGGCACTTCAAAAAAAGGACCCCGCAATCTACGTGCAGGTTCTTCGCCGTCAGGTGCGATCAACATTCGCCTGGATGAGATTCTGCCTGCGCACATGACCAAACGTATTCAAGAAGGCTTGAACAAGTTCAATCGCAATATGAAGGGATTTGTGGTCGAAGACGCTCAGCTTTACGGGATCGAGTCCCGCACGAGCTGCCCGGTCCGGGTGACTCGCGATAATGACTCCTTAGAGAGCATCTCCCACGCAGGGCTTTATCCTGCAGGCGAAGGTGCGGGTTACGCTGGCGGGATCACTTCTGCAGCTTGTGACGGCATTAAGATCGCTGAAAAGATCATTGAAAAGCTTCAATAG
- the asd gene encoding archaetidylserine decarboxylase (Phosphatidylserine decarboxylase is synthesized as a single chain precursor. Generation of the pyruvoyl active site from a Ser is coupled to cleavage of a Gly-Ser bond between the larger (beta) and smaller (alpha chains). It is an integral membrane protein.), translating to MSAITRILPKRSLSRLVGKIMHFQGPKWWAHLSVKAFAGWYNIALDEAEKAYTEYPSIGEFFIRKLKPGIRPIANTWAVHPADSVITQAQTIEKGTLIQAKGHTYELKEFTMDPDAYKKWDGGFFMTYYLCPTDYHRMHSPVDGGISDVRYMPGELWPVNEWSTTNVKDLFSINERVLVEIQTDMGPVGVVFVGATNVGHIVLSFDETIRGNQAGVPEYQHKKYSPALTVKRGDELGMFRMGSTVVMLYPPSFNQKFKGQMNLGPTVRVNAALTQN from the coding sequence ATGTCAGCAATCACTCGTATTTTACCTAAAAGAAGCCTCAGCCGACTTGTCGGAAAAATCATGCACTTTCAAGGGCCTAAATGGTGGGCACACCTCTCAGTTAAAGCCTTCGCCGGGTGGTATAATATCGCTCTGGATGAGGCTGAAAAGGCTTATACCGAATACCCAAGCATTGGGGAGTTCTTCATCCGTAAATTAAAACCCGGGATTCGCCCGATCGCTAACACCTGGGCCGTACATCCGGCCGACAGTGTGATCACCCAGGCTCAGACAATTGAGAAGGGAACTCTGATTCAGGCAAAGGGCCATACCTATGAGCTTAAAGAGTTCACCATGGATCCAGACGCCTATAAAAAATGGGATGGCGGGTTCTTTATGACCTATTACCTTTGCCCGACGGACTATCACCGCATGCACTCGCCAGTGGATGGTGGCATCAGCGACGTTCGTTATATGCCGGGTGAGTTGTGGCCGGTGAACGAATGGTCCACGACAAATGTAAAAGATTTGTTTTCGATCAATGAGCGTGTTTTGGTGGAAATCCAAACGGACATGGGACCTGTGGGAGTGGTTTTTGTTGGAGCCACCAACGTCGGTCACATTGTTCTTAGTTTCGATGAAACGATCCGCGGAAACCAAGCCGGAGTTCCTGAATATCAACACAAAAAATACTCGCCAGCATTGACGGTCAAGCGCGGTGATGAACTGGGAATGTTCCGCATGGGTTCCACAGTTGTGATGTTGTATCCGCCATCATTCAATCAAAAATTCAAAGGCCAGATGAATCTCGGCCCAACTGTGCGAGTGAACGCTGCACTGACACAAAATTAG
- a CDS encoding DUF4421 family protein, giving the protein MLIKISLFFTAFTLILLAAGPVSAQANRRARPQPKPSPVATTPTEKTPRKIEKEEYENSIQAGMIIKTLKATTSGAGNDHNVALEPNTPPGFALGWSNRPLGISLEANVANGAAKNDKVATSAEDYQLRYFNGRFGAEFIYQRYKGFNQGPTASANNDGFITTDEYSLPDLKISMVQAQFEWAYYGVSALEAFGPNWKKPSSDGLAFYTLLGLSQVEIENPTPFLPQGNPSDYGEDATLVKGNYQSMALGLGTSYVWQWKRFYIAMFGSAQAGPQKQLYETTTTRWDNLKYTWWVQAKMAVGYDWGPWYMTIIGHTQPVNVDLRTMDMSFFSQAAGLYVGSRF; this is encoded by the coding sequence TTGCTTATTAAGATATCGCTTTTCTTTACAGCCTTTACCTTGATTCTCCTTGCCGCAGGCCCGGTGTCGGCCCAAGCCAACCGCCGCGCACGCCCTCAACCAAAGCCTTCCCCTGTAGCAACAACACCCACTGAAAAAACTCCCAGAAAAATCGAAAAAGAAGAGTACGAAAACTCCATCCAAGCCGGGATGATCATCAAAACATTGAAAGCCACCACGTCGGGTGCGGGCAATGATCACAACGTGGCTTTGGAGCCCAACACACCTCCCGGTTTTGCCTTGGGTTGGTCCAATCGTCCTTTAGGGATTTCTCTTGAGGCAAACGTTGCCAACGGGGCGGCCAAGAACGATAAGGTAGCCACCTCTGCCGAAGACTATCAGTTGCGCTACTTCAACGGCCGCTTCGGTGCTGAATTTATTTATCAACGCTACAAGGGTTTCAATCAGGGCCCCACAGCCAGTGCCAACAACGATGGCTTCATCACCACCGATGAGTACTCTTTGCCGGATTTAAAAATTTCCATGGTGCAGGCGCAGTTCGAGTGGGCTTATTATGGCGTCAGTGCCTTGGAAGCCTTTGGACCGAATTGGAAAAAGCCTTCCTCTGACGGACTTGCATTTTACACTTTACTGGGTCTGTCACAGGTCGAAATTGAAAATCCCACGCCGTTTTTACCACAGGGAAATCCTTCGGATTACGGCGAGGATGCGACTTTGGTAAAAGGCAACTATCAGAGTATGGCGCTGGGACTGGGAACCTCTTACGTGTGGCAGTGGAAACGTTTTTATATTGCGATGTTTGGCAGTGCCCAGGCAGGTCCACAAAAGCAACTCTACGAAACCACCACTACTCGCTGGGATAATTTAAAGTACACGTGGTGGGTGCAGGCGAAGATGGCTGTCGGTTATGACTGGGGCCCTTGGTACATGACGATCATCGGTCACACGCAGCCCGTGAATGTGGATCTGCGTACGATGGATATGTCGTTCTTTTCGCAAGCCGCCGGTCTGTATGTGGGCTCGCGCTTTTAG
- the queD gene encoding 6-carboxytetrahydropterin synthase QueD codes for MNFELKQHFQIESARFLPHLPESHPCSRMHGHSFKIVLTLVGPLDGKVGWVIDYNDIQAAMKPILQQIDHRVLNEVPGLENPTSELLAKWLYDHAKKVLPILTRVSVAETPLTECAYPA; via the coding sequence ATGAATTTTGAACTGAAGCAGCATTTTCAAATCGAATCCGCCCGTTTCCTGCCCCATTTGCCAGAAAGCCATCCGTGCTCTCGCATGCATGGGCACAGCTTTAAAATCGTGCTGACATTGGTGGGCCCCTTGGATGGAAAAGTCGGTTGGGTCATAGACTACAACGACATCCAAGCCGCCATGAAACCGATCCTTCAACAGATCGACCATCGCGTGCTGAATGAAGTGCCGGGCCTTGAGAATCCAACCTCTGAGCTTCTGGCAAAATGGCTTTATGATCATGCCAAGAAAGTACTACCGATCCTAACCCGCGTTTCCGTGGCAGAGACTCCACTGACGGAATGCGCTTACCCCGCATAA
- a CDS encoding 6-pyruvoyl trahydropterin synthase family protein: MSTTTLHLAKQNFKFSAAHFLIFDEKHAEKLHGHNYQVKVDIKAPADEAQHSEGYFMDFNVFKKYIKAALDRWDEIVLLPAKHPDMKFKKNDKSLEVTFRDRFYVFPLNEVILLPVTNTSVENLSRLLAEDFHKEFTKYGVQAVSVTVEETAGQGASTTVPR, translated from the coding sequence ATGTCCACGACCACCTTGCATTTGGCCAAACAAAATTTCAAATTTTCAGCCGCGCATTTTCTTATCTTTGATGAAAAGCATGCTGAAAAGCTCCATGGCCACAACTATCAGGTCAAAGTGGATATCAAGGCTCCTGCGGACGAGGCTCAGCATTCAGAAGGCTACTTTATGGACTTTAATGTATTTAAAAAATACATCAAGGCGGCCTTGGATCGCTGGGATGAAATCGTTTTGCTGCCTGCGAAACATCCCGACATGAAGTTTAAAAAAAACGATAAATCGCTGGAAGTGACTTTCCGCGATCGTTTTTATGTTTTCCCATTAAATGAAGTGATTCTTTTGCCGGTCACCAATACCAGCGTGGAAAACCTGTCACGTCTTCTGGCAGAGGATTTTCATAAGGAATTTACCAAGTACGGTGTGCAAGCTGTGTCGGTGACGGTTGAAGAAACTGCGGGGCAGGGTGCCTCAACAACAGTTCCCCGTTAA
- a CDS encoding BP74-related protein has protein sequence MQIKPLSLIIGALLFNHAALAAETFYVPGFCPREDIKILVQNKSQEPEKWWTQVHMNGGVKERYQEIEAHSEMKIAGSAFLSDDRGFSLKAATAGALKFTAICEEQKILLSSVTSPQVTHYLPAGQTSVKMSLLNLYLKSIDVTLKSYDLAGVQLEEKSLRISTHYDTANLKWSFNRSVARIEIASSGRLHSEVFYGDDLKQSPPLALTPIPLEVDAGKKYFMISTKSPSENGSYVIGLDDSETIATAREQIQNPDLEKIVVARIALSPGLSVNRNFQARDKSPYSWNVTHVDSFGDFAHLDCDGNPDLVEERLQQRLSEGGRICFWRYRVVRELTPLEVSSGLLNP, from the coding sequence ATGCAAATCAAACCACTGAGCCTCATCATCGGAGCCTTGCTTTTCAACCACGCAGCCCTTGCTGCGGAAACGTTTTATGTGCCGGGATTCTGCCCTCGCGAAGACATAAAAATTTTGGTGCAAAATAAATCCCAGGAACCTGAAAAATGGTGGACTCAAGTTCATATGAACGGCGGGGTCAAAGAACGCTATCAGGAAATAGAAGCCCACTCTGAAATGAAAATCGCGGGCTCTGCGTTCTTGTCGGACGACCGGGGTTTCTCGCTCAAGGCAGCCACGGCCGGAGCTCTTAAGTTCACGGCGATTTGCGAAGAACAAAAGATATTGCTCAGTTCCGTCACCTCACCTCAAGTTACACATTACCTTCCTGCGGGACAAACCTCAGTCAAAATGTCCCTGTTAAACCTTTACTTGAAGTCCATTGATGTAACATTGAAGTCTTATGACCTTGCCGGTGTTCAACTTGAAGAAAAATCCCTGCGCATCAGCACTCACTATGACACTGCAAACTTAAAGTGGAGCTTTAACCGCAGCGTTGCTCGCATCGAGATTGCTTCATCGGGCCGACTGCACAGTGAAGTCTTTTATGGTGATGATCTTAAACAAAGTCCGCCCCTGGCCCTGACGCCGATACCTCTGGAAGTGGATGCGGGCAAAAAGTACTTCATGATTTCGACCAAGTCCCCGAGCGAGAACGGTTCTTATGTTATTGGCCTCGACGACAGCGAAACGATCGCGACCGCCCGCGAGCAAATTCAAAACCCCGACCTTGAGAAAATCGTCGTGGCGCGAATCGCTTTGAGCCCGGGTCTGAGTGTAAACCGAAACTTCCAAGCCCGCGACAAATCACCTTACTCCTGGAATGTGACACACGTGGATTCTTTTGGGGACTTTGCCCATTTGGACTGCGACGGCAATCCGGATCTGGTCGAGGAGCGCCTGCAACAGCGCCTGAGTGAAGGTGGACGTATTTGTTTTTGGCGTTACCGAGTGGTGCGTGAACTCACGCCATTGGAAGTAAGTTCAGGCCTGCTGAACCCTTAA
- a CDS encoding FeoA family protein, translating into MTLLDAKLKPGQTVEILKIAGEDSLRERLHEMGLSAGMEVTILGRAPFGGPLLIRFKTSFMALRSEEAACAQVTLKP; encoded by the coding sequence ATGACTTTGTTAGATGCCAAATTGAAGCCCGGTCAGACCGTTGAAATCCTAAAGATCGCGGGAGAGGACTCTTTGCGCGAACGCCTTCATGAAATGGGTTTGTCTGCGGGGATGGAAGTCACGATTTTAGGGCGAGCACCGTTTGGTGGCCCGTTGTTGATCCGATTCAAAACCAGTTTTATGGCTCTACGAAGTGAGGAGGCCGCATGCGCCCAAGTAACGCTGAAGCCATAG